TGGCCGACTGGAGCCGCATTGATGTCAGCCACATTCCGCTCTATCTCAACGCGGATGCGCCACTGGCCTGCGCGCTGCACGAAGCATTAACGCTCAACGTCGCCAGCATGGCACTGCGTCTGCCTGGCGAACCCGACAGCCGCCGCTTTGACGGGCACTTCAGCGCGCAGGGCTTCAGCGAGGAAGATCGGCTGTGGCCGGGCGATGAGGGCAGCTTTAGCGGCTATCAGCTGCTGCTGGAATACTTCACCTTCCGCGAGAAGTTTATGGCGGTGAATCTGCGCGGACTGGAGCAGGTGGCGCTGCCTGCCTCTCTGCCGTGGTTTGAACTCGATGTGGTGCTGGCCCAGCGCTGGGAGCATGATTTCCAGTTCAGCGAAAAGCATCTGCGCCTCAACGCCGTGCCGGTGATTAATCTTTTCGCGATGGAATCTGATCCGCTGATGATCAACGGATTACAGACCGAATATATGCTGCGCCCGATGCGCGTTCAGGACGGACACACCGAAATTTACTCGGTGGATTCAGTGATTTCCTCGAAAGGTCTGCCGTACGTACCGTTCAGCAGCTTCCGCCATAAAGGCGGCATGCTGCGTCACGAAGCGCCGGAACATTACTATCACACGCGCGTGCGGCGCGGCCCGTCCGGGCTGCATGAAACCTGGATGATCCTCGGCGGCGAAGCCTTTGATAATCACAGCCAGCCGGAAAACGAAAGCCTGTCGGTGAGCGTCACCGGCACCAACGGCCAGCTGCCGCGACGCGCGTTGCAGAGCACGTTGCTGGATACCGCCGTCAGCAGTACCGACGTGGCGATGCAGGTGCGCAACCTGTGTGCGCCAACGCTGCCGTGTTATCCGCCCAATCGCGACCGTTTTCACTGGCGCGTGCTAAGCCATCTCGGCTCAAGTTTTCTGTGGATGATGGATAACGCCGAAGTGCTGCGCGGCACGCTGGCGCTGTATGACTGGACGAACAGCGAAATGAATCGCCGTCGTCTGGAAGCGATACTGCACGTTTGCCATAAAGAGACCGAACGCTTTGAGCAGGGCTATTTGCTGCGCGGCGTGCAGATTGAAATCACCCTCGACAGCAGCGGCTTTGCCGGCAGCGGCGATATCTGCCTGTTTGGCGAAATGCTCAGCCGCTTCTTCGCGTTGTATACCGATATCCACCTGTTTAACCGTCTGATTTTAATCCTGCAGCCAACCGGAGAGCGCCTCGAATGGGAAGAGAAGCACAATCGCCGCATTTCCGGCTGACACCACGGCTGGAGCAGGAGCTGACGCGGCTGAACTTTTACCGCTTCTGTCAGCTGATAGAGCATCAACA
The nucleotide sequence above comes from Pantoea nemavictus. Encoded proteins:
- the tssF gene encoding type VI secretion system baseplate subunit TssF, giving the protein MDDLTLRYYDAEMRYLQEAGEEFARAHPEQAAMLNLDKAGARDPYVERLFEGFAFMVGRLREKLDDDLPELTEGLVSLLWPHYLRTIPSMSVVEFTPDWREMKEPMRLARGFEVISRPVGEKGTRCRYTTTRDVTVLPLALESTVLSTDATGRSVIRLRFNGSALADWSRIDVSHIPLYLNADAPLACALHEALTLNVASMALRLPGEPDSRRFDGHFSAQGFSEEDRLWPGDEGSFSGYQLLLEYFTFREKFMAVNLRGLEQVALPASLPWFELDVVLAQRWEHDFQFSEKHLRLNAVPVINLFAMESDPLMINGLQTEYMLRPMRVQDGHTEIYSVDSVISSKGLPYVPFSSFRHKGGMLRHEAPEHYYHTRVRRGPSGLHETWMILGGEAFDNHSQPENESLSVSVTGTNGQLPRRALQSTLLDTAVSSTDVAMQVRNLCAPTLPCYPPNRDRFHWRVLSHLGSSFLWMMDNAEVLRGTLALYDWTNSEMNRRRLEAILHVCHKETERFEQGYLLRGVQIEITLDSSGFAGSGDICLFGEMLSRFFALYTDIHLFNRLILILQPTGERLEWEEKHNRRISG